Part of the Candidatus Eisenbacteria bacterium genome, GCGCGACATCGATCGCGAGTCCCTTGTTGAGCCACCGCCGGAGCCGTGCCTTGAAGTTGATCCGGCTGTAGTCGTAATCGGTCGCAATCCCGATCGTGCCTCCGAGCGCAACCTTCGGAGAGAGATTCACCAACGCTCCCACGTCGAACCAGTGGTTCTTGGAGTCTCCGTTGGGCGGATCATCGAATCGCGCCAGGATCCCCGCCTGGAGGAGCGGGAAGACCTTCTTTTCCGGGAGCCGGCCCGAGCGAAAGAAACCTGGGCCGTCGTCCTCCTCTTCGTCCTCCTGGGGACTCTTGCCGACCGCGACACCGCGACCGAGCACGTCCTGCGTGATCTCGCCCGTGATCTTCGCGATGTCATGCTTCGAGATGTAATCGTACTTGCCGTCCGACCGCTGTGCCCGAACGAAGTCGCCGGGCCAGGGTTCGACCTTCTGGTACCTCCGTTCCGTGCCGTCGCGGAGGATCACGGTGATGGGTGCCGAAGGAGCCGCTTCCGCGGGCGAATCCGTGGCGCCGGGAGACGAGACCGCGGAAGTGTCCGCCGGGGCAGGCGGAACCGCGGAAGTCGGAGCCGCGGATGGCAGAACCGCGGACGAGTCGGGGGGGTCGGCGGCGAAGACGACCGCGCTCCATGAAGTCGCGCAGAGCGCCAGGAGGAACACTCCGGCCAGAAGCTTCATCTTCTCCTCCTGGGTGCGCCCGGCCGGGGTCGGCGCGCACCGGAGACTATACCCGCTCGACGAAGCTCCCGTCGCGGGTGTCGATTCGAACGCGATCGCCGATCGACATGTGCTGCGGCACCTTGACCACCAGTCCCGTGTTGAGCGTGGCGCTCTTCGGCGAGGACGAGATCGTGGCTCCGCGGAGGACCGGATCGGTTTCCACGATCTCCAGCTCGACGAACATGGGCAGATCCACGGCGACCGGTTTGCCGTCGAAATACGAGACGTCGACGGTCATGCCGTCCATCAGGTAGTTCACGGCGTCGCCGAGGTACTCGGACGGCAGGTTCGACATCTCGTAGTTCTCGGTGTTCATGAACGTGAACTCGTCGCCGGAGCGGTAGAGGAACTGGAGCGGGTGATGGTCCAGCTCGGCGCGCTCCACCTTGT contains:
- the efp gene encoding elongation factor P, which produces MIAATQVKVGMVILHDGKPCRVTNVLHVTPGNWRGMVHAKMVNLITGSQVEHRFRSEDKVERAELDHHPLQFLYRSGDEFTFMNTENYEMSNLPSEYLGDAVNYLMDGMTVDVSYFDGKPVAVDLPMFVELEIVETDPVLRGATISSSPKSATLNTGLVVKVPQHMSIGDRVRIDTRDGSFVERV